A genome region from Sphaeramia orbicularis unplaced genomic scaffold, fSphaOr1.1, whole genome shotgun sequence includes the following:
- the gyg2 gene encoding glycogenin-2 encodes MSTACQAFVTMATTDAYCMGATAVARSLRRYGTSRSIVVMVTPNVSEESRRSLWAVFDQVVLVDLLDSSDHLHLSWLRRPELGPTFTKIHCWTLTHFSKCVFLDADTLVLCNVDELFDREELSAAPDPGWPDCFNSGVLVLRPSKNTHRLLLEHAVRHGSFDGADQGLLNSFFSDWSVQTLNKHLPFIYNLSVSSVYTYAPAFKQFGHNAKIVHFLGGAKPWSRDGSTPMGQFESLWWKEYLGHSSDPPAGPPGPAPVNQSSWDHKEPEQNQTSDTETPFGHRLDSSNSLLAHFDPTHRAGSDDTPLGEESEKSDDDITGSRDESGAHLEEEQGEEQEEQEEQEADQGEADQGEAAQRRRRWEAGHADYLGRDAFSNIQKMLDRFL; translated from the exons ATGTCAACAG CCTGCCAGGCCtttgtcaccatggcaaccaccGACGCCTACTGCATGGGCGCCACAGCAGTCGCCCGCAGTCTGCGGCGCTACGGGACCAGTCGCAGCATTGTTGTCATGGTTACACCCAACGTCTCCGAGGAGTCCAG ACGGTCTCTGTGGGCGGTCTTTGACCAGGTGGTCCTGGTGGACCTGCTGGACAGCTCAGACCACCTGCATCTGTCCTGGCTCCGACGTCCTGAACTGGGACCCACATTCACCAAGATCCACTGTTGGACCCTGACCCACTTCAGCAAGTGTGTGTTCCTGGACGCAGACACCCTG GTGCTGTGTAACGTGGATGAGCTGTTCGACAGGGAGGAGCTGTCTGCGGCTCCAGACCCCGGCTGGCCCGACTGCTTCAACTCCGGCGTGTTGGTGTTACGTCCGTCCAAGAACACGCACCGACTCCTGCTGGAACACGCCGTCCGCCACGGCAGCTTCGACG GTGCAGACCAGGGTCTGTTAAACTCCTTCTTCAGTGACTGGTCTGTTCAAACCCTGAACAAACACCTGCCGTTCATCTACAACCTCAGCGTCAGCTCCGTCTACACCTACGCCCCCGCCTTCAAACA GTTTGGACACAATGCCAAGATCGTCCACTTCCTGGGAGGGGCCAAGCCCTGGAGCAGGGACGGCTCCACCCCCATGGGACAGTTTGAGTCCCTGTGGTGGAAGGAGTACCTGGGTCACAGCTCTGATCCACCagcaggaccaccaggaccagcaccagtGAACCAGTCCAGCTGGGACCACAAGGAACCAGAGCAG AATCAAACCAGTGACACAGAGACGCCATTTGGACACCGTTTGGACTCGTCCAACTCACTGCTAGCACACTTTGACCCCACCCACAGGGCA GGGTCTGATGACACACCCTTAGGGGAGGAGTCAGAGAAGAGTGACGATGACATCACAGGAAGCAGGGATGAG AGCGGTGCACACCTGGAGGAGGAGCAGGGGGAGGagcaagaggagcaggaggagcaggaggcggACCAGGGGGAGGCGGACCAGGGGGAGGCGGCCCAGCGGCGGCGACGCTGGGAGGCAGGGCATGCCGACTACCTGGGCAGAGACGCCTTCAGCAACATCCAGAAGATGCTGGACCGATTCCtataa
- the mxra5a gene encoding matrix-remodeling-associated protein 5, whose amino-acid sequence MTMDPPAVRVLAALLVLPLLPPPGSPALCPRLCSCPRPTELHCTFRSLVSVPPVSRGVERVNLGFNSIHRIPVRAFTGLRNLELLLLHGNHIHELSGGAFRDLAALQMLKLSYNKLKWISRTTLVGLWSLTRLHLDHNGLEFIHPDAFQGLTELRLLQLEGNRLRQLHPSTFCTVTLLGVFHLSTLKHLHLGDNHLEALPPDLLEATPLLENLYLHGNPWTCDCTMSWFHHWWTKRPGVLKCKMDRGLPGGQLCPLCSSPKHLQRKELQALEVLVCTSPVISAPQRPDPPEDVDSEVLTVDNFRDPLGNMSLELSDQHGNQVALECSVGEPRGLSRVSLDRVHQVHIVSNFSLSVHLDCPVDPHQYEQLWRLTAYYSNVPAHLKREVPPSGQPHGTYVYRQDPEEEVQVHTGQDPKEEVQVQTGQDPKEEVQVRTGLKVQVTARPMWLMQTSVDLQLDRLGSSGRTVRLVYRTQLSETVDTETLRTQTRTWVMIQSTNTTQKASIVLLGGRAELDCTVHSSDGASVRWTLPDGSQVDAPHDGPDHRVSVSADGRLVIKAAGHNDAGIYYCRARVQGDLSVLPFYLSVQDSSGPPPGEDASGPPVDRFVGDTITVPCTASASPDAEVSWILPNSQVVSSGGQWSRASVWSNGTLQVRPSQLVDSGFYKCVALNPHGVDTLSTKVTVFRRRGPMRPGGTSAGKPQSASGVNTRIPVPTEDAEESSGDTEAPTVKYLEPLRRRTPGGVPPGRRGGHPSRTVWKRPPLLQRPNANNRPTGPRGDGRKTTVDNRRRTNVSRSRIDLDKWTDILAKIRVKNGPSTETPRTSGPSGMTMPTTASGMTTPTTASGMTTPTTANRKFEEQPPRLHPPHSNRRNGVRRKRPKGRKHKHKKPAHFTPATPAPFAPAPTTPTPATPAPSTPAPATPAPTTPAPTTPAPSTPAPATPGPTTPAPSTPAPATPAPTTPAPTTPAPSTPAPATPAPTTPVAATSAPATPAPATPAPTTPAAATPAPTTPAATTPAPTTPAPATPAPTTPAPTTPAPSTPAPATPGPTTPAPSTPAPATPAPTTPAPTTPAPSTPAPATPAPTTPVAATSAPATPAPATPAPTTPAAATPAPTTPAATTPAPTTPAPATPSPATPAPATPAPTTPAPTTPAPATPAPTTPAPSTRAPATPAPATPAPTTPAPSTPAPATPAPTTPVTATPAPSTPAPATPAPTTPAPTTPAPTTPAATTPAPSTPAPTTPAATTPAPTTPALTTPAPATPATTTVKTVAKANIAKAGVAKAGVAKAGVAKATVAKASPQRTHVVYGGRLVLDCEATGTPEPRVIWRTPSQKLVDGQYSFDSRIVVFPNGSLTIHPVTHLDAGDYLCMARNKAGDDYVLLSVDVLSRPAQIQQKTHRSDQEVVYGGDLKVDCEASGLPDPEISWTLPDGTRVDPVQPREDTSGGPSHRFVVFHNGTLFFNDVEMRDEGDYTCSAQNHLGEDQMKVRVHVKAATSPPQIHQADQMAVTVFYGDTVSLRCNATGEPTPVVTWITPTNRVIESRWDKYHLLNDGTLVVQKVRRSDGGNYTCTARNSAGQNNKVIRLEVVVTPPTIRGLRGTANSIKVSAVQDQRKLVDCVARGTPPPRIMWVLPGNVILPAPYQGTRMTVFPNGTLDMQSPKRTDSGQLVCIARNEGGEVRLLVTLEVTEAFQRPLTPGTASVSLTVGNTMTLNCSLDGASLLYVTWILPNGTPLLSGARLSKFFHRPGGSLVIANPSVAEAGTYRCVGRSAAGPLERIVMLFPGRKPEIINTYRVPVGVVNGEPLLLHCITSGEPLRVTWMLPSGVVLNRPQRAGRYSVMPNGTLSIQQVSVYDRGSYVCRAANEYGSSLMSASVTVIAHPPRITSGPPSVSYARRGVAVQLNCLATGIPNAEVAWETPDKARLTVGAQPRLFGNKYLHPRGALIIQNPTHRDAGVYRCTARNAVGVDSKATYLSVF is encoded by the exons ATGCTGAAGCTCAGTTACAATAAGCTGAAGTGGATCAGCAGGACCACCCTGGTGGGTCTGTGGTCCCTGACCCGGCTCCACCTGGACCACAACGGTCTGGAGTTCATCCACCCTGACGCCTTCCAGGGCCTGACGGAGCTCCGCCTCCTGCAGCTGGAAGGGAACCGCCTCCGTCAGCTGCACCCGTCCACCTTCTGCACCGTCACCCTGCTGGGCGTCTTCCACCTGTCCACCCTGAAGCACCTGCACCTGGGGGACAACCACCTGGAGGCCCTGCCCCCAGACCTGCTGGAGGCCACGCCCCTGCTGGAGAACCTCTACCTGCACGGGAACCCCTGGACCTGTGACTGCACCATGAGCTGGTTCCACCACTGGTGGACCAAGAGACCAG GGGTGTTGAAATGTAAGATGGACCGAGGTCTTCCTGGTGGTCAGCTGTGTCCACTCTGCTCCTCACCCAAACACCTTCAGAGGAAGGAGCTCCAGGCTCTGGAGGTCCTGGTCTGCACCAGTccggtcatcagcgccccccagaggCCAGACCCTCCTGAGGACGTGGACAGCGAGGTCTTGACTGTAGACAACTTCAGGGACCCATTGGGGAACATGTCCCTGGAACTCTCGGACCAACACGGGAACCAGGTGGCGCTGGAGTGTAGCGTGGGAGAACCTAGGGGCCTGTCCAGGGTCAGCCTGGACCGGGTCCACCAGGTCCACATAGTGTCCAACTTCAGCCTGTCTGTGCACCTGGACTGTCCTGTGGACCCGCACCAGTACGAGCAGCTGTGGAGGTTGACCGCCTACTACAGCAATGTGCCCGCCCACTTAAAAAGGGAGGTCCCACCCAGCGGCCAGCCCCATGGGACCTATGTGTACCGGCAGGACCCCGAGGAGGAGGTCCAGGTCCACACCGGGCAGGACCCCAAGGAGGAGGTCCAGGTCCAAACCGGGCAGGACCCAAAGGAGGAGGTCCAGGTCCGCACCGGGCTGAAGGTCCAGGTCACAGCTCGGCCCATGTGGCTGATGCAGACCTCTGTGGACCTTCAGCTGGACCGGCTCGGGTCGTCTGGACGGACGGTCCGACTGGTCTACAGGACCCAGCTGTCAGAGACGGTGGACACGGAGACGCTgaggacccagaccaggacctggGTCATGATCCAGTCCACAAACACCACTCAGAAAGcatccattgttctcctgggggGACGGGCTGAACTGGACTGTACCGTCCACAGTTCAGACGGAGCCTCGGTCCGCTGGACTCTGCCGGACGGCTCCCAGGTGGACGCTCCTCATGACGGTCCAGACCACAGAGTGTCCGTCTCCGCCGATGGACGTCTGGTCATTAAAGCCGCAGGACACAACGACGCAGGAATCTACTACTGCAGGGCCAGGGTCCAGGGGGACCTGTCGGTGCTGCCGTTCTACCTGTCGGTGCAGGACTCATCCGGTCCTCCGCCCGGGGAGGACGCGTCCGGTCCACCTGTGGACAGGTTTGTAGGGGACACCATCACTGTTCCCTGCACGGCGTCTGCGTCCCCTGACGCCGAGGTCAGTTGGATTCTACCGAACAGTCAGGTGGTCAGTTCAGGAGGTCAGTGGTCCAGGGCTTCGGTCTGGTCCAACGGGACTCTGCAGGTCCGTCCGTCTCAGCTGGTGGACAGTGGATTCTATAAATGCGTGGCCTTGAACCCACATGGCGTGGACACACTGTCCACAAAGGTCACAGTGTTCAGGCGCAGAGGACCCATGAGGCCTGGGGGGACGTCTGCAGGAAAACCGCAGTCCGCTTCAGGGGTCAACACCAGGATTCCAGTCCCCACAGAGGACGCTGAGGAGTCCTCTGGGGACACGGAGGCCCCAACGGTGAAGTACCTGGAGCCTTTACGGAGGAGAACCCCAGGAGGTGTCCCCCCAGGACGGAGGGGGGGGCATCCATCCAGGACTGTGTGGAAAAGACCGCCGCTGCTGCAAAGACCCAACGCCAACAACCGACCGACAGGTCCACGAGGGGACGGCAGGAAGACCACGGTAGACAACAGGCGGAGGACGAACGTGTCCAGGTCTAGAATAGACCTGGACAAGTGGACCGACATTTTAGCCAAGATCAGGGTCAAAAACGGTCCAAGTACAGAGACACCGAGGACCAGTGGACCATCTGGGATGACCATGCCCACCACAGCGTCTGGCATGACCACACCCACCACAGCGTCTGGGATGACCACGCCCACCACCGCAAACAGGAAGTTTGAAGAACAGCCCCCACGACTCCACCCACCACATTCCAATAGAAGGAACGGAGTGCGTCGGAAAAGACCAAAGGGACGCAAACACAAGCACAAAAAACCCGCCCACTTTACCCCCGCTACACCTGCCCCCTTTGCACCTGCCCCCACCACACCTACCCCTGCAACACCTGCCCCTTCCACGCCTGCCCCAGCTACACCTGCCCCCACCACACCTGCCCCCACTACACCTGCCCCCTCCACACCTGCCCCCGCTACACCTGGCCCCACTACACCTGCCCCCTCCACACCTGCCCCCGCTACACCTGCCCCCACCACACCTGCCCCCACTACACCTGCCCCCTCCACACCTGCCCCCGCTACACCTGCCCCCACCACTCCTGTCGCCGCTACATCTGCCCCCGCTACTCCTGCCCCCGCTACACCTGCCCCCACCACTCCTGCTGCCGCTACACCTGCCCCCACTACACCTGCTGCCACTACACCAGCCCCCACCACTCCTGCCCCAGCTACACCTGCCCCCACTACACCTGCCCCCACTACACCTGCCCCCTCCACACCTGCCCCCGCTACACCTGGCCCCACTACACCTGCCCCCTCCACACCTGCCCCCGCTACACCTGCCCCCACCACACCTGCCCCCACTACACCTGCCCCCTCCACACCTGCCCCCGCTACACCTGCCCCCACCACTCCTGTCGCCGCTACATCTGCCCCCGCTACTCCTGCCCCCGCTACACCTGCCCCCACCACTCCTGCTGCCGCTACACCTGCCCCCACTACACCTGCTGCCACTACACCAGCCCCCACCACTCCTGCCCCTGCTACACCTTCCCCCGCCACACCTGCCCCCGCTACACCTGCCCCCACCACACCTGCCCCCACTACACCTGCCCCCGCCACACCTGCCCCCACTACACCTGCCCCCTCCACACGTGCCCCCGCTACACCTGCCCCCGCTACACCTGCCCCCACTACACCTGCCCCCTCCACACCTGCCCCCGCTACACCTGCCCCCACCACTCCTGTCACCGCTACACCTGCCCCCTCTACACCTGCCCCCGCTACACCTGCCCCCACCACTCCTGCTCCCACTACACCTGCCCCCACCACTCCTGCTGCCACTACACCTGCCCCCTCTACACCTGCCCCCACCACTCCTGCTGCCACTACACCTGCCCCCACCACTCCTGCCCTCACTACACCTGCCCCTGCTACACCTGCAACCACCACAGTGAAGACTGTCGCCAAGGCCAACATTGCCAAGGCCGGCGTTGCCAAGGCTGGTGTCGCCAAGGCCGGTGTTGCCAAGGCAACCGTTGCCAAGGCATCGCCCCAGAGGACTCATGTGGTCTATGGGGGGAGGCTGGTGCTGGACTGTGAGGCCACCGGGACCCCAGAACCCCGGGTCATCTGGAGGACACCATCTCAGAAGCTGGTGGATGGACAGTACAG TTTCGACTCCAGGATTGTCGTCTTCCCTAACGGCTCTTTGACCATCCACCCGGTCACCCATCTGGACGCCGGAGACTACCTGTGCATGGCCCGGAACAAGGCGGGCGACGACTACGTCCTGCTGTCGGTGGACGTCCTGAGCCGACCGGCCCAAATCCAGCAGAAGACGCACCGGTCCGACCAGGAGGTGGTCTACGGCGGAGACCTGAAGGTGGACTGCGAGGCGTCGGGACTCCCCGACCCCGAGATCAGCTGGACACTGCCAGACGGAACCAGGGTCGACCCGGTCCAACCCAGGGAGGACACGAGTGGTGGACCCAGTCACAG GTTCGTGGTTTTCCACAACGGGACTCTGTTTTTCAATGATGTCGAGATGCGAGACGAAGGCGACTACACCTGCTCCGCCCAGAACCACCTGGGTGAAGACCAGATGAAGGTGCGAGTCCACGTAAAGGCTGCGACTTCCCCTCCACAGATCCACCAAGCAGACCAGATGGCAGTCACGGTTTTCTACGGTGACACCGTGTCACTGAGGTGCAACGCCACAGGGGAACCGACGCCGGTCGTCACCTGGATTACACCGACAAACAGAGTGATCGAGTCCAGGTGGGATAAGTACCATCTGTTGAACGATGGGACGTTAGTGGTTCAGAAGGTGCGGCGTTCTGACGGTGGTAACTACACCTGCACGGCCAGGAACAGCGCAGGTCAGAACAACAAGGTGATCCGACTGGAGGTCGTGGTAACTCCGCCCACCATCAGGGGTCTGCGAGGCACCGCCAACAGCATCAAAGTGTCAGCGGTGCAGGACCAGAGGAAACTGGTGGACTGTGTGGCCCGGGGGACTCCGCCTCCTCGCATCATGTGGGTCCTACCAGGAAACGTGATCCTGCCGGCACCTTACCAGGGCACCAGGATGACCGTCTTCCCCAACGGGACCTTGGACATGCAGTCCCCCAAGAGGACAGACTCAGGGCAGCTGGTCTGTATCGCCCGCAATGAAGGAGGGGAGGTCCGGCTGCTGGTGACCCTGGAGGTGACCGAGGCCTTCCAAAGACCACTGACCCCAGGCACCGCCAGCGTGTCTCTGACCGTGGGGAACACCATGACCTTAAACTGCTCCTTGGACGGTGCGTCGCTGCTGTACGTCACCTGGATCCTCCCCAACGGTACGCCTCTGCTCAGCGGCGCTCGACTGTCCAAGTTCTTCCACCGTCCCGGTGGCTCTCTGGTCATTGCCAACCCCTCAGTCGCAGAGGCCGGCACATACCGCTGCGTCGGCCGGAGTGCCGCCGGGCCGCTGGAGCGAATTGTCATGCTGTTTCCAGGTAGAAAACCAGAGATTATCAACACGTACCGGGTTCCGGTGGGCGTGGTCAACGGGGAGCCCCTCCTGCTGCACTGCATCACTAGCGGCGAACCCCTCAGAGTGACGTGGATGCTACCCAGCGGCGTCGTCCTGAACCGGCCTCAAAGGGCCGGACGGTACTCGGTGATGCCCAACGGAACGCTCTCCATTCAGCAGGTGTCGGTGTACGATCGAGGGTCGTATGTTTGCAGAGCCGCGAACGAGTACGGCAGCTCCCTGATGTCGGCGTCGGTGACGGTGATAGCGCACCCGCCTCGCATCACCAGTGGCCCCCCCTCCGTCTCGTACGCCCGGCGTGGAGTCGCTGTTCAGTTGAACTGTTTGGCCACTGGGATTCCCAACGCGGAGGTGGCGTGGGAAACGCCCGACAAAGCCCGTCTGACTGTGGGTGCTCAGCCACGCCTCTTTGGAAACAAGTACCTCCACCCCCGGGGGGCGCTCATCATCCAGAATCCCACACACAGAGACGCTGGCGTGTACCGATGCACCGCCAGAAACGCCGTCGGCGTCGACTCCAAAGCCACATATCTGAGCGTGTTTTAA